In Cellulomonas sp. JZ18, the DNA window CTGGTGGTTCAGGCCGCCCATGAGCAGGTCGACCCACCGGCCCCCGGTGATGTCGCGGCTCTGCAGCACCTGGCGCCGCAGGAAGTCGACCGGGGCCGAGGCGGGCAGCACGGGCATGCCCTTGTGGTTCGGCGCGAAGCACGCCCCCATGTACACCCCGAAGACGCCGAGCTGGACGGCCAGGAACGCCACGCCCATGCCGAACGGCAGCAGCCAGAACACGAGCGCCAGGTAGCCCGCCAGCCGGGCGGTCACGAACGCGATCTCGACCGGGCGCCGCTTGACCGGTCCGCGGCCGAGGAGGGTGCGCACGCCCGACACGTGCAGGTTCAGGCCCTCCAGGAGCAGGAGCGGGAAGAAGAACCACCCCTGCCGCCGCGCGAACCAGCCGACCACCCCGGTGCGCGGCCGCTCGAGGTTCGCGGTGGTGTAGACGAGGACCCCGGCGCGGATGTCCGGGTCCGCCCCGACCGTGTTGGGCTTCGCGTGGTGCCTGCTGTGCTTGTGGTTCCACCACCCGTAGCTCATGCCCGCGTACAGGGTCGCGATGACCAGCGCGGCCCACTCGTTCCACCGCCCGGACCGGAAGATCTGGCGGTGGGCCGCGTCGTGCCCCAGGAACATGACCTGGCCGAGCACCACCGCGAGCACCGCGGCCACCGCGAGCTGCCACCGCGTGGGGCCGAGCAGCACGAAGGCCGTCACCACGCCCGCGAGCAGGAGGGTCAGCACCGCGAAGCGCGTCCAGTAGTACCCGAGACGCCGGCGCAGGAGCCCCGCCTCCTGGACCGCGCGCATCAGCTCGGTGAAGTCGCTGACGTGGCGGTCGCGTGCCGGGCGGGCACGCCCCTGCCCCGAGGGCGAGACCACGCCCCCGACGTCGTCCGTGGTGCGCGTCATGGGTCACCTCTGGTCGCCGAAGGTCCGTCGCGTCGGACGGTCGCGCCGCGCCGCCCGCGACCAGACCAGCACACCGCGGCCGCCCGCGCGCGCCGGCGCCCGGGCCGGCCCTGGTCCGCGACGTGCGGGCGCGCCGTTCGACGAGCGGGACCACGGGCCGGGTGCGAGCCTGGAGACGCTTCGACGAGACCGTCCGGAAGGCGGCGGCGTCCCCGTCCGCACCACCCCGGGAGCCCTGCGCCATGTCTCTCGCCCCCGTCTCCGCCCCCGCCGCCCGCACCGCACCCGGTGCCGACGCCGCCGCGCCCACGCTGCGCACGGTCGGGGTGGAGGAGGAGCTCCTCCTCGTCGACCCGCGCACCGGACGCACCGTGCCGGGCGGCCCGGCCGTCACCCGGTGGGCGGCGCCCGCCGGGTCCGACGCGCCCGGCCCGGTCGCCGGCGTCGTGGTCCCGCTCGAGAGCGAGCTGCAGCAGGAGCAGGTCGAGACCGCCACCCCGCCGCGCACCGCCATGGCCGACGTGGCCGAGGACCTGCGCCGGCTGCGGCGGGCCGCCGACGCGGCCGCCCGGTCCGTCGGGGCCCGCGCCGCCGCCCTCGCGACGTTCCCGCTGCCCGTCGCGCCCGTCCTCACGCCCGACCCGCGCTACGAGGCGATCGCGGCGCACGTGGGGCTGACCTGTGCCGAGCAGCTGACGTGCGGGTGCCACGTGCACGTCGCGGTCTCCTGCGACGAGGAGGGCGTGGCGGTGCTCGACCGCATCCGGCCCTGGCTGCCGGTCCTGACGGTCGTCGCCACGAACTCACCCTTCTGGCAGGGCGCCGACACCGGGTACGCGGGCTACCGGACGCAGGCGT includes these proteins:
- a CDS encoding acyl-CoA desaturase: MTRTTDDVGGVVSPSGQGRARPARDRHVSDFTELMRAVQEAGLLRRRLGYYWTRFAVLTLLLAGVVTAFVLLGPTRWQLAVAAVLAVVLGQVMFLGHDAAHRQIFRSGRWNEWAALVIATLYAGMSYGWWNHKHSRHHAKPNTVGADPDIRAGVLVYTTANLERPRTGVVGWFARRQGWFFFPLLLLEGLNLHVSGVRTLLGRGPVKRRPVEIAFVTARLAGYLALVFWLLPFGMGVAFLAVQLGVFGVYMGACFAPNHKGMPVLPASAPVDFLRRQVLQSRDITGGRWVDLLMGGLNHQVEHHLFPSMPSPSLRRVRPLVRRFCAERGIPYTETGLAESYRIVVRHLNEVGLAAADPFRCPLAAELRTTR
- a CDS encoding glutamate--cysteine ligase gives rise to the protein MSLAPVSAPAARTAPGADAAAPTLRTVGVEEELLLVDPRTGRTVPGGPAVTRWAAPAGSDAPGPVAGVVVPLESELQQEQVETATPPRTAMADVAEDLRRLRRAADAAARSVGARAAALATFPLPVAPVLTPDPRYEAIAAHVGLTCAEQLTCGCHVHVAVSCDEEGVAVLDRIRPWLPVLTVVATNSPFWQGADTGYAGYRTQAWNRWPGTGPADPFGSAAAYHAVVAELIATGTVLDEAMVYFDARLSAHYPTVEIRVPDVCLDVADTVLVAALARALVDTAADRWRAGEPVPADPTCVLRMAAWRASRSGTADDLVDPATHRLRPAPDVLAALLDHTRDALAAAGDLAVVEQGLDRVLTRGTGARWQRGVAQATGRLEDVVAAAAERTVA